A single window of Montipora capricornis isolate CH-2021 chromosome 14, ASM3666992v2, whole genome shotgun sequence DNA harbors:
- the LOC138031938 gene encoding uncharacterized protein, whose translation MTPTTTVKVIDNLEEIFSHHGLSITIKSDNGPQFIPGEFQEYCLQNDIVHLKTTPKWPQANGEVERQNASLTKRIRIAQAEWVDGKKELRRYVTKYRSIDNTTTGKGSAKLLFNRKMRGKLPELHADCHLDLEARERDAEVKAKTKSYADKAASAKPSDIAVGDEVLVRQERKDKLSTPFNPTPYRVVSKTSNSVIVEAPGWIQYSRNTSHVKRFMMDDPVPTLETPSGSPDGIVVPTAVPSQVLSEPTPAVPATPHNEPPTTSSLSAQASAQNGNEPVAVRRDIVVDQAIVPSTPATPRLTQRPQRQRRPPERYKDYVLK comes from the coding sequence ATGACACCAACCACCACTGTGAAAGTAATTGACAATCTAGAAGAGATTTTTAGCCATCACGGTCTTTCCATAACTATCAAGTCAGACAATGGACCGCAATTCATCCCTGGAGAATTCCAAGAATACTGTCTGCAGAATGATATTGTGCATCTCAAGACAACACCGAAATGGCCCCAGGCCAATGGGGAAGTTGAGAGGCAGAACGCCTCCCTAACGAAGAGAATTCGCATCGCCCAAGCTGAATGGGTCGACGGGAAGAAGGAGTTAAGAAGATATGTGACGAAATACCGGAGTATTGATAACACCACCACTGGTAAAGGCTCTGCTAAATTGTTGTTCAATAGGAAGATGAGAGGGAAGCTGCCAGAGTTACATGCTGATTGCCATCTAGACCTAGAAGCTCGGGAGAGAGATGCAGAGGTGAAGGCAAAGACCAAATCATATGCAGACAAAGCAGCGAGTGCTAAACCATCAGATATTGCAGTTGGTGATGAAGTATTAGTAAGACAAGAGAGAAAGGACAAATTATCAACACCGTTCAATCCGACGCCATACCGAGTAGTAAGCAAGACTAGCAACAGTGTCATAGTAGAGGCTCCAGGCTGGATCCAGTACTCGAGAAACACCTCACATGTAAAGAGGTTTATGATGGATGACCCTGTGCCGACACTTGAGACACCATCTGGTAGCCCAGATGGAATTGTGGTACCCACCGCAGTACCAAGCCAAGTGTTAAGTGAACCGACACCAGCAGTACCTGCCACACCACATAATGAACCTCCAACCACGAGTTCACTGTCAGCACAAGCAAGTGCACAGAATGGAAACGAGCCAGTTGCAGTCCGTAGGGACATTGTGGTTGATCAAGCAATAGTACCTAGCACGCCAGCAACACCGAGGTTGACTCAGAGGCCTCAAAGGCAGAGGAGACCTCCAGAGAGATACAAAGACTATGTTCTTAAATAA
- the LOC138031939 gene encoding adenosine receptor A2b-like, whose protein sequence is MADQFCRHKLDQLRQIAESNRTTLSALYVLNLVFSLLATFGNTLAIQALRKTSFLPANMRKLFLSLALSDLAVGLFAHVMLAVVFNMAVNSNLELLCPVTLTFCYVILYLLVCASFLNITAIALDRLLAVSLHLRYQELVTAKRVTVAIVAIWLTSCTSLCVFFTTLSLNIPLVLSSVGFLLTTVAYFRVYKVARYHRNRIHHQFQQQNLQAVVLLRERKSSLNVVYIYAVFVACYLPNFCCLILMSASNSRDSVLAASFVTRFFILLSSSLNPLIYCWRYPEVRVIMKSILKKTFHVPGG, encoded by the coding sequence ATGGCCGACCAGTTTTGCAGACACAAGTTGGATCAACTTCGACAAATTGCTGAATCTAACAGAACAACATTGTCTGCGCTATATGTGTTAAACCTCGTTTTCTCTCTCTTGGCAACATTCGGAAACACTCTGGCTATTCAAGCGTTGAGGAAAACTTCATTTCTACCAGCTAATATGAGGAAATTGTTTCTGAGTCTTGCTCTCTCTGATCTTGCCGTGGGATTGTTCGCTCACGTAATGCTAGCAGTGGTCTTCAACATGGCAGTAAACTCTAACCTTGAATTACTCTGTCCAGTGACTTTAACCTTTTGCTACGTTATTCTATATCTTCTAGTCTGCGCATCGTTCTTGAATATAACCGCCATTGCTCTTGACAGACTCCTCGCTGTTTCTCTTCATCTGAGATATCAAGAGCTTGTGACCGCGAAACGAGTTACTGTAGCCATAGTTGCAATATGGCTGACAAGCTGTACCTCTCTTTGTGTTTTCTTTACCACGTTGAGCCTGAATATTCCACTTGTTCTTTCGTCAGTCGGATTTCTGTTGACAACAGTTGCATATTTTCGTGTGTACAAAGTAGCGAGATATCATCGGAATCGAATTCACCATCAATTTCAGCAGCAAAATTTGCAAGCAGTGGTGCTCCTCCGGGAACGGAAGTCTTCCTTGAATGTTGTATATATTTATGCTGTATTTGTGGCGTGTTATCTTCCGAATTTTTGCTGTTTGATTTTAATGTCAGCAAGTAACTCGCGTGACTCTGTCTTGGCAGCCTCCTTTGTCACACGCTTTTTCATTCTTCTTAGTTCTTCGTTAAATCCTTTAATTTACTGTTGGCGTTATCCAGAGGTTCGCGTAATTATGAAGAGTATCTTGAAGAAAACTTTCCATGTTCCCGGAGGATAA